The Streptomyces luteogriseus genome includes a window with the following:
- a CDS encoding SCO5389 family protein, with amino-acid sequence MSLDVSPALLEQAERGEVDEAEFVDCVRTSLPYAWEMISSLVAQLKVDGGAFADNQTPPPDEQARGQLLRALASDAIRGALQRHFGVRLAFQNCHRVAVFPLDSSVDEKLGRFTSVRSQVLNQSPEFRDC; translated from the coding sequence ATGTCGCTCGACGTCTCACCGGCCCTACTCGAACAGGCCGAGCGAGGCGAGGTCGACGAAGCGGAATTCGTCGACTGCGTCCGGACCTCCCTGCCCTATGCGTGGGAGATGATCAGCTCACTGGTGGCCCAGCTGAAGGTGGACGGCGGCGCGTTCGCCGACAACCAGACGCCCCCGCCGGACGAGCAGGCACGCGGTCAGCTGCTGCGTGCGCTTGCGAGTGACGCGATACGCGGCGCGCTGCAACGGCACTTCGGTGTACGACTTGCCTTCCAGAACTGCCACCGGGTGGCCGTGTTCCCGCTCGACTCCTCGGTGGACGAGAAACTGGGCCGCTTCACCTCGGTCCGCAGCCAGGTGCTGAACCAGTCACCCGAGTTCCGGGACTGCTGA
- a CDS encoding ATP/GTP-binding protein, with protein MSPRRNRPKGAASSGRSVEDDRPGRYGGWQSSEHWQGENWSVRHVAGASAQGKAYRCPGCDQLIPDGVPHVVAWSEHTGVDDRRHWHKACWNARDRRTPGVQRSRNAPRF; from the coding sequence TTGTCCCCGCGTCGCAACCGACCCAAGGGCGCCGCTTCGTCCGGCCGGAGCGTCGAGGACGACCGCCCCGGCCGCTACGGCGGCTGGCAGTCCTCGGAGCACTGGCAGGGCGAGAACTGGAGCGTGCGGCACGTGGCCGGCGCGAGCGCGCAGGGCAAGGCGTACCGCTGCCCCGGCTGCGACCAGCTGATCCCGGACGGGGTGCCGCACGTGGTGGCCTGGTCGGAGCACACGGGCGTCGACGACCGCAGACACTGGCACAAGGCCTGCTGGAACGCGCGGGACCGCCGCACCCCGGGGGTGCAGCGGTCCCGTAACGCGCCGAGGTTCTGA
- a CDS encoding ABC transporter ATP-binding protein, producing the protein MIELEGLTKRYGEKVAVNNLSFTVRPGIVTGFLGPNGAGKSTTMRMILGLDHPTAGDVRIDGKHYQQLKEPLTYIGALLEAKAWHGGRTAYNHLLCLAQSNGIPRSRVREVLETVGLTAVAKKKTKGFSMGMGQRLGIAAALLGDPRILMFDEPVNGLDPEGIHWIRTLMKSLASQGRTVFVSSHLMSEMALTAEHLVVIGQGRLLADTSMADFIDRNSRSYVRVRSPQRERLLDVLHQAGIVAVESGDGVLEVDGGKAEHIGELAAQHRITLHELSPQQASLEEAFMQLTAESVEYHAHSGTSPASPEPPRQQWGDGWKRG; encoded by the coding sequence ATGATTGAGCTCGAGGGGCTGACCAAGCGGTACGGCGAGAAGGTGGCGGTCAACAACCTGTCCTTCACCGTCAGACCGGGCATCGTCACCGGCTTCCTCGGGCCCAACGGCGCCGGCAAGTCCACGACCATGCGGATGATCCTGGGGCTCGACCATCCGACCGCCGGCGACGTCCGGATCGACGGCAAGCACTACCAGCAGCTCAAAGAGCCGCTGACCTACATCGGCGCCCTGCTGGAGGCCAAAGCCTGGCACGGCGGGCGCACCGCCTACAACCACCTGCTGTGCCTCGCGCAGAGCAACGGCATTCCGCGCAGCCGGGTGCGGGAGGTGCTGGAGACGGTCGGGCTGACGGCGGTCGCGAAGAAGAAGACCAAGGGTTTCTCGATGGGCATGGGGCAGCGGCTCGGCATCGCGGCCGCGCTGCTCGGCGATCCGCGGATCCTGATGTTCGACGAGCCGGTCAACGGCCTCGACCCCGAGGGCATCCACTGGATCCGCACCTTGATGAAGTCGCTCGCCTCGCAGGGCCGGACCGTGTTCGTCTCCTCCCACCTGATGAGCGAGATGGCCCTGACGGCCGAACACCTCGTCGTCATCGGGCAGGGCCGGCTGCTCGCGGACACCTCCATGGCGGACTTCATCGACCGCAACTCACGTTCGTACGTCCGGGTTCGCAGTCCGCAGCGGGAGCGGCTGCTCGATGTGCTGCACCAGGCGGGGATCGTGGCCGTGGAGAGCGGTGACGGGGTGCTGGAGGTGGACGGCGGCAAGGCCGAGCACATCGGTGAGCTGGCGGCGCAGCACCGGATCACGCTGCATGAACTGAGCCCGCAACAGGCCTCGCTGGAAGAGGCGTTCATGCAGCTGACGGCGGAGTCGGTGGAGTACCACGCACACAGCGGAACGAGCCCGGCGAGCCCCGAGCCACCGCGGCAGCAATGGGGCGACGGCTGGAAGAGGGGCTGA
- a CDS encoding ATP-binding protein, whose amino-acid sequence MDPDNQGPEEYGHDGDGPAPRQRPPRESLTPDFAQHAPALARTVQLVSGDFLLTVNPVDGSEIEACPPTERPARPVKLTADERAEAERAARPPVPPGPAQPALPLLARQDERERLVRLLARGRSTRLTGAPGSGRTRLLDLVAEDCSDLAPDGVVRLNGFGRTSSDLLYDLFHAVYSAPLHRPDRDALLTHVREIGAVVVLDDLEFGGAALDELLEATPECAFLLGATPDVPAPSAGAGVEEVLLGGLDRAAGLDLLEHAVGRTLTEDESNWAGDLWFESEGLPLRFVQAGALLRQRDRLRAGTGAVDEFGVFEDVPPADPADAYDLGDDVPLPALGEAAAPAPLLASRLSASARATLRFAVALGGEVPHQAHLPALVGDTHADAALGELAACGLVSPVGSRYRLAAGVPAQLEAAGYADEAEAGARSAAQHYSWWAGHPSVTPERVCAEADAVLAALALLGPATRPPAEGEESAAVHLARTAAPAFAAGLHWSAWERALRSGAEAARLAGDVGEEAYFHHELGVLALCGGRLDRARAELEASIGLRGALADKRGTVAGRRALALVADRSGTPIGLGPTAGEEVPGTRDEESASPPGGVPAAFPTLQKPPSPTLVTHRSSPAPSRKARGGLKGLARRNLVAAGAGALLVAVLGTVVTLGATSDNEPNPPSDQVGVNPSASQGVNDGSLGADRPANDRDGDNGEPDPRPTDPGPDGTLGTSDDPTPTDLPSGSQDPSGSASPSKPPSSSKPPTSEPPTTSKPPTTSKPPTSKPPTSEPPTSEPPTSQPPTSEPPTTSPSTSDSASGPAPSAPTSTTASAPQSSTGTPGSPETVI is encoded by the coding sequence ATGGATCCTGACAACCAGGGACCCGAGGAGTACGGCCACGACGGTGACGGCCCCGCGCCGCGCCAGCGCCCTCCCAGGGAATCCCTCACACCCGACTTCGCGCAGCACGCGCCGGCGCTCGCCCGCACCGTGCAGCTCGTCTCCGGCGACTTCCTGCTGACCGTCAACCCCGTCGACGGCAGCGAGATAGAGGCCTGCCCGCCCACCGAACGGCCCGCCCGGCCCGTGAAGCTCACCGCGGACGAACGCGCCGAGGCCGAGCGCGCGGCCCGCCCGCCCGTTCCGCCCGGCCCCGCGCAGCCCGCCCTGCCGCTGCTGGCCCGCCAGGACGAACGCGAGCGCCTGGTGCGCCTGCTCGCCCGCGGCCGCTCCACCCGCCTCACCGGCGCGCCCGGCTCCGGCCGCACCCGCCTGCTCGACCTCGTCGCCGAGGACTGCTCCGACCTCGCCCCCGACGGCGTCGTCCGCCTCAACGGCTTCGGACGCACCTCGAGCGACCTGCTGTACGACCTGTTCCACGCGGTGTACAGCGCCCCCCTGCACCGCCCGGACCGGGACGCGCTGCTCACCCACGTGCGGGAGATCGGCGCGGTCGTCGTCCTGGACGACCTGGAGTTCGGCGGCGCCGCGCTCGACGAGCTGCTGGAGGCGACCCCCGAGTGCGCCTTCCTGCTCGGCGCCACCCCGGACGTGCCGGCCCCCTCCGCCGGCGCCGGTGTCGAGGAGGTCCTCCTCGGCGGACTGGACCGCGCGGCCGGCCTCGACCTGCTGGAGCACGCCGTCGGCCGGACCCTCACCGAGGACGAGTCCAACTGGGCGGGCGACCTCTGGTTCGAGTCCGAGGGCCTGCCGCTGCGCTTCGTCCAGGCCGGTGCCCTGCTCCGGCAGCGCGACCGGCTGCGCGCCGGCACCGGCGCCGTCGACGAGTTCGGCGTCTTCGAGGACGTGCCCCCGGCCGACCCCGCCGACGCCTACGACCTCGGTGACGACGTGCCGCTGCCCGCGCTCGGCGAGGCCGCCGCGCCCGCGCCGCTGCTCGCCTCCCGGCTGAGCGCCTCCGCCCGCGCCACCCTGCGGTTCGCCGTCGCCCTCGGCGGCGAGGTCCCGCACCAGGCGCATCTGCCCGCCCTGGTCGGCGACACCCACGCGGACGCCGCCCTCGGTGAACTGGCCGCCTGCGGCCTGGTCTCCCCGGTCGGCTCCCGCTACCGCCTCGCGGCCGGCGTGCCGGCCCAGCTGGAGGCCGCCGGATACGCCGACGAGGCCGAGGCCGGCGCCCGCAGCGCCGCCCAGCACTACTCCTGGTGGGCCGGGCACCCCTCGGTCACCCCCGAGCGGGTGTGCGCCGAGGCCGACGCGGTCCTCGCCGCCCTGGCCCTCCTCGGCCCCGCCACCCGGCCGCCCGCCGAGGGCGAGGAGAGCGCGGCCGTGCACCTGGCCCGCACCGCCGCCCCCGCGTTCGCCGCCGGACTGCACTGGAGCGCCTGGGAGCGGGCCCTGCGCTCCGGAGCCGAGGCCGCCCGGCTCGCCGGAGACGTCGGCGAAGAGGCCTACTTCCATCACGAGCTCGGCGTCCTCGCCCTGTGCGGGGGCCGGCTCGACCGGGCCCGCGCCGAACTGGAGGCCTCCATCGGCCTGCGCGGCGCCCTCGCCGACAAGCGCGGCACCGTCGCCGGCCGCCGTGCCCTCGCCCTGGTCGCCGACCGCTCGGGCACACCGATCGGGCTCGGGCCGACCGCGGGGGAGGAGGTGCCCGGCACCCGTGACGAGGAGTCGGCGTCCCCGCCCGGCGGTGTTCCGGCGGCCTTCCCCACGCTCCAGAAGCCGCCCTCCCCGACCCTGGTCACCCACCGCAGCTCGCCCGCGCCCTCGCGCAAGGCCCGCGGTGGCCTCAAGGGGCTCGCCCGGCGCAACCTCGTGGCCGCCGGTGCCGGTGCCCTGCTCGTCGCCGTCCTGGGCACGGTGGTGACGCTCGGCGCCACCTCCGACAACGAGCCCAACCCGCCGTCCGACCAGGTCGGTGTCAACCCCTCCGCCAGCCAGGGCGTCAACGACGGCAGCCTCGGCGCCGACCGGCCGGCGAACGACCGCGACGGTGACAACGGCGAGCCGGACCCCCGCCCGACGGACCCGGGCCCCGACGGCACGCTCGGCACGTCGGACGACCCGACGCCGACGGACTTGCCGAGCGGTTCGCAGGACCCGAGCGGTTCGGCGTCGCCGTCGAAGCCGCCGTCCTCCTCGAAGCCGCCCACGTCCGAGCCGCCGACGACGTCCAAGCCCCCCACGACGTCGAAGCCGCCGACGTCGAAGCCGCCGACGTCCGAGCCGCCGACCTCGGAGCCGCCGACCTCGCAACCGCCCACCTCCGAGCCGCCGACGACCAGCCCGTCCACCTCCGACTCGGCCAGCGGCCCGGCGCCGAGTGCTCCCACGAGCACCACGGCGAGCGCCCCGCAGAGCAGCACGGGCACGCCGGGCAGCCCGGAGACGGTGATCTGA
- a CDS encoding STAS domain-containing protein yields MYIRGDHAELVVGGRLDVRSAADARTVLHSAVDDGVGDLVLDLSELDSWDATGLGVIMGAHRRAGRCGRRLVLRGVPPQMQRLLVATRLHRILAIEGGIGVETLPRV; encoded by the coding sequence ATGTACATCAGGGGCGACCACGCCGAGCTGGTCGTCGGGGGCCGCCTCGACGTCCGGAGCGCGGCGGACGCCCGTACGGTCCTGCACTCGGCCGTCGACGACGGTGTCGGAGACCTGGTGCTGGACCTGTCCGAACTGGACTCCTGGGACGCCACCGGACTGGGCGTGATCATGGGGGCCCACCGGCGGGCCGGCCGCTGCGGCCGGCGCCTGGTGCTGCGCGGAGTACCGCCGCAGATGCAGCGCCTGCTGGTGGCCACCCGCCTGCACCGGATCCTGGCGATCGAGGGCGGCATCGGGGTGGAGACCCTTCCCCGCGTGTGA
- a CDS encoding ABC transporter permease, whose protein sequence is MSSPQPQMPQAAPAWQAAPGSAPYSGGPGYTSPIPVVRTHLGNAIASEWTKIRSVRSTMWTLGVFVLLVVGIGLLTGIVVSSSSSDLSGENALSLGFFGLLLGSMCIITLGVLTTASEYGTGMIRTTTVACPSRGRVLAAKAVVFFLVAFVVTLVAASLVAFLHVAMLEGNGAKDPSGGEWMKATVGISLYIALLGLLSLLIGSIIRHSAGAITIMIGTVLAPLVIALFMFSESLQGVRDALFEYSIPSQLSVFYANSLNTASQSGPSGWDPLWIILGATAVAFAGAFALLEKRDV, encoded by the coding sequence ATGAGCAGCCCCCAGCCCCAGATGCCGCAGGCCGCGCCCGCCTGGCAGGCGGCTCCCGGTTCCGCCCCGTACTCCGGCGGCCCCGGCTACACCTCGCCGATCCCGGTCGTGCGCACGCACCTCGGGAACGCCATCGCCTCGGAGTGGACGAAGATCAGGTCGGTGCGCTCCACGATGTGGACGCTCGGTGTGTTCGTCCTGCTCGTCGTCGGCATCGGTCTGCTGACCGGCATCGTGGTGTCGAGCTCCTCCTCGGACCTGTCCGGCGAGAACGCGCTGTCCCTCGGCTTCTTCGGCCTGCTGCTCGGCAGCATGTGCATCATCACGCTCGGCGTGCTGACCACGGCCTCGGAGTACGGCACGGGCATGATCCGCACCACGACGGTCGCGTGCCCGAGCCGCGGACGCGTGCTGGCGGCGAAGGCCGTCGTGTTCTTCCTGGTCGCGTTCGTGGTGACGCTGGTGGCCGCCTCCCTCGTCGCGTTCCTGCACGTGGCGATGCTCGAGGGCAACGGCGCGAAGGACCCCTCCGGCGGTGAGTGGATGAAGGCCACGGTCGGCATCTCGCTCTACATCGCGCTGCTCGGCCTGCTCTCGCTCCTCATCGGCTCGATCATCCGGCACTCGGCCGGGGCCATCACCATCATGATCGGCACCGTGCTGGCCCCGCTGGTGATCGCGCTGTTCATGTTCTCGGAGTCGCTGCAGGGCGTGCGCGACGCCCTGTTCGAGTACTCGATCCCGAGCCAGCTGAGCGTCTTCTACGCCAACTCCCTCAACACGGCGAGCCAGTCCGGCCCGTCCGGCTGGGACCCGCTGTGGATCATTCTCGGCGCCACGGCCGTCGCGTTCGCCGGCGCCTTCGCGCTGCTGGAGAAGCGGGACGTCTAG
- a CDS encoding LLM class flavin-dependent oxidoreductase translates to MRVGSFVLAAQFPGQGEGEALHRAVRSAEVAEEAGLDTVWLAEHHFVPYGTCPSAVTLAALLLGRTRRIRVGTAVSVLPTVHPVALGEQAALLHHTSGGRFTLGVGRGGPWVDLEVFGAGLEAYEKGFPESLELLVRWLRESSVAADGERFQFREVPVVPRPSEALTETEGPEVVVACTSPASVRLAAERGLSMLLGMHAGDEEKAEMVALWRRHARACGRSPEEILGASHVSAGVCQIADRRVDAAETLMKAMPGWLKQGLEAHVTVDGRTRRMRDPLAYTELLCGLHPVGTARLCADRLAATSERTGISRFALLVEGSGDLAATEENVRRLGAEVLPQLV, encoded by the coding sequence ATGCGCGTTGGAAGTTTTGTGTTGGCGGCCCAGTTCCCCGGTCAGGGCGAGGGAGAGGCGCTGCACCGCGCGGTCCGCTCGGCCGAGGTGGCCGAGGAGGCCGGGCTCGACACGGTCTGGCTGGCCGAGCACCACTTCGTGCCGTACGGCACGTGCCCGTCGGCCGTCACCCTGGCCGCCTTGCTGCTGGGCCGCACCCGCCGCATCCGGGTCGGCACGGCGGTCAGTGTGCTGCCCACCGTCCACCCCGTGGCCCTCGGCGAACAGGCCGCGCTGCTGCACCACACGAGCGGCGGACGCTTCACGCTCGGCGTCGGTCGCGGCGGCCCCTGGGTCGACCTGGAGGTGTTCGGCGCCGGTCTGGAGGCGTACGAGAAGGGGTTCCCGGAGTCCCTGGAGCTTCTGGTGCGGTGGCTGCGCGAGTCGTCCGTGGCGGCCGACGGGGAGCGCTTCCAATTCCGTGAAGTCCCGGTGGTGCCGCGGCCGTCGGAGGCCCTGACGGAGACCGAGGGCCCTGAGGTCGTGGTGGCCTGCACCTCGCCGGCGAGCGTGCGGCTCGCCGCCGAGCGGGGTCTGTCGATGCTGCTCGGGATGCACGCGGGGGACGAGGAGAAGGCCGAGATGGTCGCGCTGTGGCGACGGCACGCGCGGGCCTGCGGCCGGTCGCCGGAGGAGATCCTGGGCGCGTCCCATGTGTCGGCCGGCGTCTGCCAGATCGCGGACCGGCGGGTCGACGCGGCGGAGACGCTGATGAAGGCGATGCCGGGCTGGCTGAAGCAGGGCCTGGAGGCGCATGTCACGGTCGACGGGCGCACGCGCCGGATGCGCGACCCGCTGGCGTACACCGAACTGCTCTGCGGGCTGCACCCGGTGGGCACTGCGCGGCTGTGCGCGGACCGGCTGGCGGCGACCAGCGAGCGGACGGGCATCTCGCGCTTCGCGCTGCTCGTCGAGGGCTCCGGGGACCTGGCGGCGACCGAGGAGAACGTGCGGCGGCTGGGCGCCGAGGTGCTCCCCCAACTCGTCTGA
- a CDS encoding ABC transporter ATP-binding protein → MIEAVGLTKRYGDKTAVYNLSFQVRPGAVTGFLGPNGSGKSTTMRMILGLDNPTAGHVTIGGYPYRRLPNAARQVGALLDAKAVHGGRSARNHLLSLAQLSGIPARRVDEVLGVVGLQDVAKKRSKGFSLGMGQRLGIAAALLGDPQVLLFDEPVNGLDPEGILWVRNLMKALAAEGRTVFVSSHLMSEMALTADHLIVIGRGQLLSDMSVTDFISANSADFARVRTPDTEPQQREKLSAALTESGGHVLPEQDGGLRVTGLPLPRISDIAHDHGVRLWELSPHQASLEEAYMRMTQGAVDYRSTIDQKEGLQQPLPPGAQPPMPVPGQGQPGWYAPPPPQQGAPGGAPGQAPAGPYGAPGAPSAAPSAPGAGTPNPYAQHAPQAPQGTPQPVPQAPAAPAAPTSDLTKPEDAR, encoded by the coding sequence ATGATCGAAGCAGTCGGCCTGACGAAGCGCTACGGCGACAAGACCGCTGTGTACAACCTTTCCTTCCAGGTGCGGCCCGGAGCCGTCACCGGCTTCCTCGGGCCGAACGGATCGGGCAAGTCGACGACGATGCGGATGATCCTCGGCCTGGACAACCCGACGGCCGGGCATGTGACGATCGGCGGCTATCCGTACCGCAGGCTGCCCAACGCCGCCCGTCAGGTCGGTGCCCTGCTGGACGCCAAGGCGGTGCACGGCGGCCGGTCCGCCCGCAACCACCTGCTGTCCCTGGCCCAGCTGTCGGGCATCCCGGCCCGGCGGGTGGACGAGGTGCTCGGGGTCGTCGGTCTGCAGGACGTGGCCAAGAAGCGGTCCAAGGGCTTCTCCCTCGGCATGGGGCAGCGGCTCGGTATCGCCGCGGCGCTGCTCGGCGACCCGCAGGTGCTGCTGTTCGACGAGCCGGTCAACGGCCTCGACCCCGAGGGCATCCTCTGGGTCCGCAATCTGATGAAGGCGCTGGCGGCGGAGGGCCGTACGGTCTTCGTCTCCTCCCACCTGATGAGCGAGATGGCGCTGACCGCCGACCACCTCATCGTCATCGGGCGCGGTCAGCTGCTCTCCGACATGAGTGTCACCGACTTCATCTCGGCGAACTCCGCCGACTTCGCACGCGTACGCACCCCCGACACCGAGCCTCAGCAGCGCGAGAAGCTGTCGGCCGCGCTCACCGAGTCGGGCGGGCACGTGCTGCCCGAGCAGGACGGCGGGCTGCGCGTGACGGGCCTGCCCCTGCCGCGCATCAGCGACATCGCGCACGACCACGGCGTACGGCTGTGGGAGCTGTCGCCGCACCAGGCCTCCCTGGAGGAGGCGTACATGCGGATGACGCAGGGCGCCGTCGACTACCGCTCGACGATCGACCAGAAGGAAGGGCTCCAGCAGCCGCTGCCGCCCGGCGCGCAGCCGCCGATGCCGGTGCCCGGACAGGGCCAGCCGGGCTGGTACGCCCCGCCGCCGCCCCAGCAGGGCGCACCCGGCGGCGCACCGGGCCAGGCTCCGGCGGGTCCGTACGGCGCCCCGGGGGCACCCAGCGCCGCTCCGAGCGCCCCTGGCGCGGGTACGCCCAACCCGTACGCCCAGCACGCGCCTCAGGCGCCTCAGGGCACCCCCCAGCCCGTACCGCAGGCGCCCGCGGCCCCCGCCGCCCCGACCTCCGACCTGACCAAGCCCGAGGACGCCCGATGA
- a CDS encoding cellulose-binding protein: protein MSDTSPYGFELVRRGYDRAQVDERISKLVSDRDSALARITALEKRIEELHLETQNAQAQITDAEPSYAGLGARVEKILRLAEEEAKDLREEARRAAEQHRELAESAAQQVRNDAESYSAERKAKAEDEGLRIVEKAKSDAAQLRSEAQKDAQSKREEADALFEETRAKAAQAAADFETNLAKRREQSERDLASRQAKAEKRLAEIEHRAEQLRLEAEKLRTDAERRARQTVETAQRQAEDIVADANAKADRIRSESERELAALTNRRDSINAQLTNVREMLATLTGAAVAAAGTPAEDEPISRGVPAQQSR, encoded by the coding sequence ATGAGCGACACTTCCCCCTACGGCTTCGAGCTTGTGCGGCGTGGGTACGACCGCGCTCAGGTGGACGAACGTATCTCCAAGCTCGTCTCCGACCGTGACAGCGCTCTCGCCCGCATCACCGCTCTGGAAAAGCGCATCGAAGAGCTCCACCTCGAGACGCAGAACGCCCAGGCCCAGATCACCGACGCCGAGCCGTCGTACGCGGGTCTCGGTGCGCGCGTGGAGAAGATCCTCCGCCTCGCCGAGGAAGAGGCGAAGGACCTGCGCGAGGAGGCCCGGCGCGCGGCCGAGCAGCACCGCGAGCTCGCCGAGTCGGCGGCCCAGCAGGTGCGCAACGACGCCGAGTCGTACTCGGCGGAGCGCAAGGCGAAGGCCGAGGACGAGGGCCTGCGGATCGTCGAGAAGGCCAAGAGTGACGCCGCCCAGCTGCGTTCCGAGGCGCAGAAGGACGCGCAGTCCAAGCGCGAGGAGGCGGACGCCCTCTTCGAGGAGACCCGCGCGAAGGCCGCCCAGGCCGCCGCCGACTTCGAGACGAACCTCGCCAAGCGCCGCGAGCAGTCCGAGCGCGACCTGGCCTCGCGTCAGGCCAAGGCCGAGAAGCGCCTCGCCGAGATCGAGCACCGCGCCGAGCAGCTGCGCCTGGAGGCCGAGAAGCTGCGCACGGACGCCGAGCGCCGCGCCCGCCAGACGGTGGAGACGGCCCAGCGCCAGGCCGAGGACATCGTGGCCGACGCCAACGCCAAGGCCGACCGCATCCGTTCGGAATCCGAGCGGGAGCTCGCGGCCCTCACCAACCGCCGCGACAGCATCAACGCCCAGCTGACGAACGTCCGCGAGATGCTCGCGACGCTCACGGGCGCCGCGGTGGCCGCCGCCGGTACGCCGGCCGAGGACGAGCCGATCTCCCGTGGGGTCCCGGCGCAGCAGTCCCGCTAA
- the nucS gene encoding endonuclease NucS — MRLVIARCSVDYAGRLTAHLPSAPRLILVKADGSVSIHADDRAYKPLNWMSPPCTLKEGTGEEEGVWTVVNKAGEKLIITMEEVLHDSSHELGVDPGLIKDGVEAHLQELLADRIETLGDGYTLIRREYPTAIGPVDILCRDADGKTVAVEIKRRGEIDGVEQLTRYLELLNRDPHLAPVRGVFAAQEIKPQARVLATDRGIGCQVLDYDALRGIEDDKLRLF, encoded by the coding sequence ATGCGTCTCGTCATTGCCCGCTGCTCCGTGGACTACGCCGGGCGGCTCACCGCCCACCTTCCCTCGGCCCCGCGCCTGATCCTGGTGAAGGCGGACGGCAGCGTCTCGATCCACGCCGACGACCGGGCCTACAAGCCCCTGAACTGGATGTCGCCGCCCTGCACGCTGAAGGAGGGCACCGGCGAGGAGGAGGGCGTCTGGACCGTCGTCAACAAGGCGGGCGAGAAGCTCATCATCACGATGGAGGAAGTCCTCCACGACTCCTCGCACGAACTGGGCGTCGATCCCGGCCTGATCAAGGACGGCGTGGAAGCGCACCTCCAGGAGCTGCTCGCCGACCGCATCGAGACACTCGGCGACGGCTACACGCTGATCCGCCGCGAGTACCCGACGGCCATCGGGCCGGTCGACATCCTGTGCCGGGACGCCGACGGCAAGACCGTCGCGGTGGAGATCAAGCGGCGCGGTGAGATCGACGGCGTGGAGCAGCTCACGCGCTATCTGGAACTGCTGAACCGCGATCCCCATCTCGCCCCGGTGCGCGGTGTCTTCGCGGCGCAGGAGATCAAGCCCCAGGCCCGCGTCCTCGCGACCGACCGCGGCATCGGCTGCCAGGTCCTCGACTACGACGCGCTGCGGGGCATCGAGGACGACAAGCTGCGGCTGTTCTGA
- a CDS encoding ABC transporter permease, whose amino-acid sequence MAVTQVVRSEWTKIRSVASTVWTLSLVVVVTVALGMLISALSKNEFDSMNAQNRAEFDPTFISFAGMSLGQLAMIVFGVLVVSNEYSTGMIRTSLAAVPQRGSFLFSKIAVAGGLALLVGLVTSFAAFFLGQAMLGSHRAEIGDPGVLRAVLGGGLYMALIAMFSMGVAAMLRSPMLSLGILMPFFFLISNILGNVDATKKVGRFLPDQAGSKIMQVVTPIDDDTPYGPWGGLGIMGLWVLAVLVGGYVLLKKRDA is encoded by the coding sequence ATGGCGGTGACACAGGTCGTACGGTCGGAGTGGACCAAGATCCGGTCGGTGGCGTCCACGGTGTGGACACTCTCGCTGGTGGTGGTCGTGACGGTCGCCCTCGGCATGCTGATCTCGGCGCTCTCGAAGAACGAGTTCGACTCGATGAACGCGCAGAACCGGGCCGAGTTCGACCCGACGTTCATCAGCTTCGCGGGGATGAGTCTCGGTCAGCTCGCGATGATCGTCTTCGGTGTGCTGGTCGTGTCGAACGAGTACAGCACCGGCATGATCCGCACCTCGCTGGCCGCGGTGCCGCAGCGCGGCTCCTTCCTGTTCAGCAAGATCGCGGTCGCCGGCGGGCTCGCCCTGCTGGTCGGCCTCGTCACCAGCTTCGCCGCCTTCTTCCTGGGGCAGGCGATGCTGGGCTCGCACCGGGCGGAGATCGGCGACCCGGGGGTGCTGCGGGCCGTGCTCGGCGGTGGCCTCTACATGGCGCTGATCGCGATGTTCTCCATGGGCGTCGCCGCGATGCTGCGCTCGCCGATGCTGTCGCTGGGCATCCTGATGCCGTTCTTCTTCCTGATCTCCAACATCCTGGGCAACGTCGACGCGACGAAGAAGGTCGGCCGGTTCCTTCCCGACCAGGCCGGCAGCAAGATCATGCAGGTGGTCACGCCGATCGACGACGACACCCCGTACGGGCCGTGGGGCGGCCTCGGGATCATGGGACTGTGGGTGCTCGCGGTGCTCGTAGGCGGCTATGTGCTGCTGAAGAAGCGCGACGCCTAG